A region from the Thermoplasmatales archaeon genome encodes:
- the atpA_1 gene encoding V-type ATP synthase alpha chain, which yields MDSNTGRIVRVSGPVVIAEGVSNAKMYDVVRVGKIGLVGEIIRIRGDRSTIQVYEDTSGIRPGESVENTEKPLSVKLGPGLLTSIYDGIQRPLNLLRHESGDFIARGLTAPPIDEKKMWDFVATSENNSIVSEGDFLGYVQETDLIRHNIMVPFGVNGKVNGIKSGKFTVDQTIAYIERDGRKIEVRLSQDWPVRVSRSVRRKLPPDVPLITGQRVIDSLFPVAKGGTVAVPGPFGSGKTVVQHQLSKWADSDIVVYVGCGERGNEMTEILSTFPELQDPKSGKPLMQRTVLIANTSNMPVAAREASIYTGITIAEYYRDMGYDVALMADSTSRWAEALREISGRLEEMPGEEGYPAYLGRRLSEFYERSGKAEVVSSSERRGSITIVGAVSPPGGDTSEPVSQNTLRVTRVFWALDASLASRRHFPSINWLNSYSLYQRDLAGWYNTNVSKDWENVYSSTMGILQKEAELQEVVQLVGYDALPEKEKSVLDIAKMIREDFLQQSAFDDVDTYCSLKKQYMMLNSIIQMGKLQSEALDRGITMSMLQSIQSREKISRMKEVREDDFNKYYEELMMEMNKQVSDLKGGH from the coding sequence ATGGACAGTAATACAGGCAGGATAGTACGGGTATCGGGACCCGTTGTAATTGCTGAAGGCGTCAGTAATGCCAAGATGTATGATGTTGTCAGAGTTGGCAAAATCGGTCTTGTTGGAGAAATAATAAGGATAAGAGGTGACAGATCAACCATCCAGGTATATGAGGATACAAGCGGAATCAGACCTGGTGAGTCGGTAGAAAACACAGAAAAGCCTTTATCTGTTAAACTGGGACCCGGACTGCTTACTTCAATATACGACGGGATACAGAGACCCCTGAACCTGCTCAGGCATGAAAGTGGCGATTTTATTGCAAGAGGGCTTACAGCCCCCCCAATAGATGAGAAGAAGATGTGGGATTTCGTTGCAACCTCGGAGAACAATTCCATAGTCTCGGAAGGAGACTTCTTAGGATATGTTCAGGAAACTGATCTGATCAGGCATAACATAATGGTCCCGTTCGGTGTAAACGGAAAAGTCAATGGCATAAAATCAGGGAAATTTACTGTAGACCAGACAATAGCATACATTGAGCGTGATGGCCGGAAGATAGAAGTACGCCTTTCTCAGGACTGGCCCGTACGGGTATCACGTTCTGTTCGCAGGAAGCTCCCTCCGGACGTACCCCTGATAACAGGCCAGAGAGTGATTGATTCACTGTTTCCTGTTGCCAAAGGTGGCACAGTTGCCGTTCCCGGGCCGTTTGGATCGGGGAAGACCGTCGTCCAGCATCAGCTCTCAAAGTGGGCGGACAGCGACATTGTCGTATACGTGGGCTGTGGAGAGAGAGGCAACGAGATGACTGAGATACTCTCAACCTTCCCTGAACTCCAGGACCCGAAGAGCGGAAAACCGCTGATGCAGAGAACTGTCCTCATAGCTAATACTTCCAACATGCCTGTAGCTGCAAGAGAAGCAAGCATATACACGGGCATAACTATAGCAGAATACTACAGGGACATGGGATACGATGTGGCATTGATGGCAGACAGCACTTCAAGATGGGCCGAGGCACTGAGGGAGATATCCGGGAGACTGGAAGAGATGCCGGGAGAAGAGGGATATCCTGCGTATCTGGGAAGACGACTATCAGAATTCTATGAAAGATCCGGCAAGGCGGAGGTGGTTTCTAGCAGCGAGAGGCGTGGGTCTATAACTATTGTCGGTGCAGTTTCACCACCTGGAGGGGATACATCCGAACCGGTTTCCCAGAACACGCTGAGAGTTACAAGGGTCTTCTGGGCACTGGATGCGTCACTGGCTTCAAGAAGACACTTTCCGTCCATTAACTGGCTGAACAGCTATTCGCTTTACCAGCGCGATCTCGCCGGCTGGTACAACACCAATGTCTCCAAGGACTGGGAAAATGTCTATTCCTCAACAATGGGAATATTGCAGAAGGAAGCTGAATTGCAGGAAGTAGTTCAACTGGTTGGATACGATGCCCTTCCGGAAAAGGAAAAGTCGGTCCTTGACATTGCAAAGATGATAAGAGAGGATTTTCTCCAGCAGAGCGCATTTGACGACGTAGATACATACTGTTCCCTTAAAAAGCAGTACATGATGCTAAATTCCATTATACAGATGGGAAAACTTCAGTCCGAAGCCCTTGACAGGGGAATAACGATGTCAATGCTGCAGAGTATTCAGTCCAGGGAGAAGATATCCAGGATGAAAGAAGTCAGGGAAGATGATTTCAATAAATACTACGAGGAGTTGATGATGGAAATGAATAAACAGGTATCTGACCTCAAGGGGGGACACTGA
- the atpB_1 gene encoding V-ATPase subunit B — protein sequence MPELTYKSISEISGPLLFVEQVPNAAYNELVEITLPNGETRTGQVLDTRAGLAIVQIFGQTAGLDIKRTSVKFLGRTATVSVSDDMLGRIFNGLAQPIDQGPPILSKEKVEIVGNAINPVSREEPSEFIETGISTIDGMNTLVRGQKLPIFSGSGLPHNLIAAQIARQAKVLGKDENFAVIFGAMGITSEEANFFINEFRSTGAISRSVLFMNLSSDPSMERIILPRMALSTAEYLAYEKGMHILVILSDMTNYCEALREISSAREEVPGRRGFPGYMYTDLSTIYERAGKIRSRNGSITQIPILTMPGDDITNPIPDLTGYITEGQIVLSRDLQRKGVYPPIDVLPSLSRLMNQGIGKGRTREDHRGVADQLYSAYANGKDLRSLSAIVGEEALGSNDKLYLKFADEFERKFVNQGRMEDRNIETTLDIGWEMMSQLPVSDMKRLKRDFIEKYGKWQEEKNAVT from the coding sequence ATGCCGGAATTAACGTATAAATCAATATCAGAAATCAGCGGACCTCTCCTCTTTGTTGAACAGGTCCCAAATGCGGCTTATAATGAACTTGTAGAAATAACGCTCCCAAATGGGGAAACAAGGACAGGACAGGTACTTGACACACGGGCTGGACTGGCCATAGTTCAGATATTTGGCCAGACTGCAGGGCTTGACATCAAGAGAACAAGCGTAAAGTTCCTTGGAAGAACGGCCACGGTTTCTGTTTCCGACGACATGCTGGGAAGGATATTTAACGGCCTTGCACAGCCTATCGATCAGGGGCCGCCGATCCTGAGCAAGGAAAAAGTCGAGATTGTTGGTAATGCCATCAATCCAGTGTCCAGGGAGGAGCCATCAGAATTCATAGAAACGGGGATATCAACCATAGATGGGATGAATACTCTTGTCAGGGGGCAGAAACTGCCCATATTTTCAGGATCAGGATTGCCTCACAACCTGATAGCAGCGCAGATAGCGAGGCAGGCGAAAGTTCTCGGGAAGGATGAAAATTTCGCAGTTATCTTCGGTGCTATGGGAATCACCAGCGAAGAGGCGAACTTCTTTATAAACGAATTCAGGAGCACGGGCGCAATCTCAAGATCAGTGCTATTCATGAATCTTTCCTCAGATCCATCCATGGAGCGGATAATACTTCCGAGAATGGCACTGTCGACGGCCGAATACCTTGCGTATGAAAAAGGAATGCACATACTTGTCATACTTTCAGACATGACAAACTACTGTGAAGCACTCAGGGAAATTTCGTCAGCACGTGAAGAAGTTCCAGGAAGGCGCGGTTTCCCGGGGTATATGTACACAGATCTTAGCACCATATATGAAAGGGCTGGAAAGATAAGGTCCAGAAATGGCTCTATCACACAGATCCCTATACTGACGATGCCTGGCGATGACATAACAAACCCGATCCCGGATCTGACCGGATACATAACAGAGGGGCAGATAGTCCTGTCACGTGACCTCCAGAGAAAGGGGGTATATCCACCTATAGACGTGCTCCCGTCGCTTTCCAGGTTGATGAACCAGGGGATAGGAAAGGGAAGAACCAGGGAAGACCACCGCGGGGTTGCGGATCAGCTTTACTCAGCCTATGCCAATGGTAAGGATCTCAGATCCCTGAGCGCCATAGTCGGGGAAGAGGCTCTCGGCTCCAACGACAAGCTCTATCTTAAGTTCGCTGACGAATTTGAGAGAAAATTCGTCAACCAAGGAAGAATGGAGGACAGGAACATTGAAACTACCCTTGATATTGGCTGGGAAATGATGTCACAACTGCCTGTTTCTGACATGAAGAGGCTGAAGAGGGACTTCATAGAGAAATATGGGAAGTGGCAAGAGGAGAAAAATGCAGTCACTTGA
- the atpD_1 gene encoding V-ATPase subunit D, whose amino-acid sequence MGSGKRRKMQSLEVRPTRIELIKTNRRIKLAARGLDLLKMKRSALVMEFFTIARQIRGMRENLRKDVEDAIDAFKIAEILDGTMNVERVANMSADSTVSISTKNVMGVKVPEVDINYSKSVLTDRYRAVAVPTGINDAISRYEKIFRLIIEIAEKENSMRKLLYEIDRTKRRSNAIENILIPGLKESAKYIKMRLSEIERDAFTTLKIIKKKMENLEENPQ is encoded by the coding sequence ATGGGAAGTGGCAAGAGGAGAAAAATGCAGTCACTTGAAGTGCGTCCTACCAGAATCGAGTTGATAAAAACAAACAGAAGGATAAAACTGGCAGCCAGGGGACTGGATCTCCTGAAGATGAAGAGGTCTGCGCTTGTAATGGAATTCTTCACCATAGCTCGCCAGATAAGAGGTATGAGAGAAAACCTGAGGAAGGATGTTGAGGATGCCATAGATGCATTCAAGATCGCTGAAATACTGGACGGAACAATGAACGTTGAGCGAGTGGCAAATATGTCAGCCGACTCAACGGTGAGTATATCCACCAAGAACGTGATGGGCGTGAAAGTGCCGGAAGTCGACATAAATTATTCCAAGAGCGTACTGACTGACAGGTACAGGGCAGTAGCTGTGCCAACCGGAATAAATGATGCTATTTCCAGGTATGAGAAGATATTCAGGCTAATCATTGAGATAGCGGAAAAGGAAAACTCCATGAGAAAGCTGCTCTATGAGATAGACCGCACGAAGAGGAGATCCAATGCCATAGAGAACATCCTCATACCGGGACTGAAAGAATCCGCCAAGTACATAAAAATGAGACTGAGCGAGATAGAAAGGGATGCATTTACAACGCTGAAAATCATAAAGAAGAAAATGGAAAACCTGGAAGAGAATCCGCAATGA
- a CDS encoding V-type ATP synthase subunit H, which translates to MDNDLEYLKEIKEAQDKAENDVRSLAADQEKQLSELRARLDEELKQKTDEYQEMYNEAMKKAAKDAAEQAQLIMEDARKKASSMKLDLDHDTARKILIEEIQKYLEG; encoded by the coding sequence ATGGATAATGATCTGGAATATCTGAAAGAAATTAAGGAAGCACAAGACAAAGCTGAGAATGACGTCAGGAGCCTTGCTGCGGATCAGGAAAAGCAGCTGTCGGAACTCCGTGCCAGGCTGGATGAGGAACTGAAGCAGAAAACTGACGAGTACCAGGAGATGTATAACGAGGCTATGAAAAAAGCGGCTAAAGATGCTGCAGAACAGGCACAGCTTATCATGGAGGATGCGAGAAAAAAGGCCAGTTCCATGAAGCTGGATCTTGACCACGACACAGCAAGAAAAATACTTATTGAAGAGATACAGAAATATCTGGAAGGATAG
- a CDS encoding V-type ATP synthase subunit I encodes MVLKPERMERIRIIAANRRKKNIISALHNAEAIQIEPASQDFSKYLSASSQDSTGSEINDQLQRMRGFEAALPFISPPEKASFSSTSEMISKAKEIKIDDEIRVLKSSEESLKADMRDIENRMSVVEVLRDLDYDMSVFNNAVIQSYLASDIDEEQAKTILDRIPGSMLIKLDNAYSIVSCSPSAVQELAKTSNEFSVHLSHIPEVTGKPAEYYRLLNEKMKEKLVAQEDISTSFRELSEKHYHSILQLREALEIESRKADLANHLLGNRDVFSIEGWVPASRLDDLDRILNRVSDGMYILSRVDTDEEPPTLLNNPRHTRLFEFFIKFYSLPQGTEYDPTVIFAIIFPFFFGIMVGDWGYGIIILLMSLWIIHRLDHPVSKSHIPKVLSGFVLMIMKPGSLKVVARALIPGSIVAIAAGIVFNAFFGFQILPFTLYNPIKNIGKLLLFSGYVGIAMVSFGLVLGMMNEHAHGNNKGAAGKLGWLFLAWGITMIGLLMIYRSLSFSNPLSESTVALALLIAGIVLIAATEKTQGLMEIPSIISHVLSYLRIIGILLASVILASVIDLIFEKGMAKSPLFAVVAIIVLIVGQIFNLAIAVFEPGIQGARLLFVEFFSKFYKGNGKSFRPFSSRRKYTIPDHSAKEE; translated from the coding sequence ATGGTTTTGAAACCTGAGAGAATGGAGAGAATAAGGATAATAGCGGCTAACCGCAGGAAAAAAAATATTATTTCAGCCCTGCACAACGCAGAAGCAATTCAAATTGAGCCTGCCAGCCAGGACTTTTCCAAATATCTTTCTGCCTCTTCTCAGGATAGCACAGGAAGCGAGATCAACGATCAGCTGCAGAGGATGAGGGGTTTTGAGGCGGCGCTTCCGTTTATATCGCCCCCGGAGAAAGCCAGCTTCTCATCTACTTCTGAGATGATCAGCAAAGCAAAGGAAATAAAGATCGATGACGAGATAAGGGTACTTAAGAGCTCAGAGGAATCACTCAAGGCTGATATGCGGGATATAGAAAACAGGATGTCTGTGGTTGAGGTCTTAAGGGACCTTGATTATGACATGTCAGTGTTCAATAACGCAGTTATACAGTCCTACCTTGCCTCCGATATTGACGAAGAGCAGGCAAAGACCATCCTGGATAGAATTCCCGGAAGCATGTTAATAAAGCTTGACAATGCCTACAGCATTGTTTCATGTTCCCCGAGTGCCGTACAGGAACTGGCCAAGACTTCAAACGAGTTTTCAGTTCATCTCTCCCATATACCAGAGGTAACGGGAAAGCCGGCAGAGTATTATCGCTTACTAAATGAAAAAATGAAGGAGAAACTAGTTGCACAGGAAGATATCAGCACCTCATTCAGGGAGCTTTCAGAAAAGCACTACCACAGCATCCTTCAACTAAGGGAAGCGCTGGAAATAGAGTCAAGGAAGGCAGACCTTGCAAATCACCTGCTTGGAAACAGGGATGTATTCTCAATTGAGGGATGGGTTCCAGCATCGAGGCTTGATGATCTCGACAGGATCTTAAACAGGGTTTCTGACGGGATGTACATCCTTTCAAGGGTAGATACTGATGAAGAACCGCCTACACTGCTAAATAATCCACGGCACACGAGACTGTTCGAATTCTTCATAAAGTTTTACTCGCTTCCACAGGGGACAGAGTACGACCCGACTGTCATATTTGCCATTATTTTCCCGTTCTTTTTCGGGATAATGGTTGGAGACTGGGGTTACGGCATAATAATACTTCTGATGTCTCTTTGGATAATTCACAGGCTGGATCACCCTGTTTCAAAGAGCCACATTCCAAAGGTGCTTTCGGGATTTGTGCTGATGATAATGAAACCAGGATCGCTGAAGGTGGTGGCACGGGCCCTTATACCTGGGTCCATAGTTGCAATAGCTGCAGGCATTGTCTTCAATGCTTTCTTTGGATTCCAGATCCTGCCATTCACGCTCTACAACCCGATCAAAAACATAGGAAAGCTTCTGCTGTTTTCCGGCTATGTGGGTATAGCAATGGTATCATTCGGCCTGGTGCTTGGGATGATGAATGAGCATGCACATGGAAATAATAAAGGCGCAGCTGGAAAATTAGGCTGGCTGTTCCTGGCTTGGGGAATAACCATGATAGGGCTGCTTATGATATACCGCAGCCTCAGTTTTTCAAATCCATTGAGCGAGTCCACCGTGGCATTAGCTCTACTCATAGCCGGCATCGTACTTATTGCTGCCACAGAAAAGACGCAGGGGCTTATGGAAATACCCTCCATAATCAGCCATGTGCTCTCATACCTGAGGATAATAGGAATATTGCTTGCATCCGTGATCCTTGCATCAGTTATAGACCTGATATTTGAGAAGGGGATGGCCAAGTCGCCCTTATTTGCAGTAGTGGCAATCATAGTCCTGATTGTCGGGCAGATATTCAACCTGGCAATCGCTGTTTTTGAGCCGGGGATACAGGGAGCAAGGTTACTTTTTGTTGAATTTTTCTCAAAGTTCTATAAGGGAAACGGGAAAAGCTTCAGGCCGTTTTCCTCCAGGAGAAAATATACAATCCCGGATCATTCAGCAAAGGAAGAATAG
- a CDS encoding UDP-galactose-4-epimerase → MFKDKDIIITGGAGFIGSNMTELLLRDNRVTVLDNLSNVDERYISVFRKNRNFRFVKADLAEKGAMDRLDKSDIVIHLAANSDVRGGSSSPETDFKNNVLATFNLLEWMRKTGTGEILFASSSTVYGETKVLPTPENFGPYMPISSYGASKMSGEGFITAYSHYYGIRGTIFRFANIVGRNSTHGVIFDFIKKLRSNRDKLEILGDGSQRKSYLHVTDCISSMVHVHENSRATDIYNLGNPGTTSVRKIADIIVDKMHLGKVEYRFTGGIDGRGWKGDVKVAQLAIDKLSSTGWKNTYSSDEAVELAVDETLAQNP, encoded by the coding sequence ATGTTTAAAGATAAGGACATAATAATTACGGGAGGCGCCGGATTCATAGGCTCGAACATGACGGAGCTGCTCCTCAGGGACAATCGCGTAACAGTACTCGATAATCTTTCCAATGTTGACGAACGTTATATTTCAGTATTCAGGAAGAACAGGAACTTCAGGTTTGTGAAGGCTGATCTTGCAGAAAAAGGGGCGATGGACAGGCTCGATAAATCAGATATAGTGATTCACCTGGCAGCAAATTCAGACGTCAGGGGCGGCTCCAGCAGCCCGGAAACGGATTTCAAGAACAATGTGCTTGCAACATTTAACCTGCTTGAGTGGATGCGGAAAACGGGCACCGGAGAGATCCTGTTCGCTTCAAGTTCAACGGTTTATGGGGAGACCAAGGTACTGCCGACTCCAGAGAATTTCGGTCCGTATATGCCCATATCTTCATACGGGGCCTCCAAGATGTCTGGCGAGGGCTTTATCACTGCGTATTCCCATTATTACGGGATTAGGGGAACCATATTCAGGTTCGCAAACATCGTGGGACGAAACTCAACTCATGGCGTCATATTTGATTTTATAAAGAAACTGCGCAGTAACAGGGATAAGCTGGAGATACTCGGCGACGGGAGCCAGAGAAAATCCTACCTGCACGTTACTGATTGTATCTCATCCATGGTTCATGTACATGAAAATAGCAGGGCAACCGACATCTATAACCTTGGAAATCCAGGAACAACATCTGTAAGGAAAATAGCGGATATAATCGTGGATAAGATGCACTTGGGGAAAGTTGAATACAGATTTACTGGTGGAATAGACGGCAGGGGATGGAAGGGGGACGTCAAGGTTGCCCAGCTTGCAATTGACAAACTGTCTTCAACGGGCTGGAAAAACACGTACAGCAGCGATGAAGCAGTTGAATTGGCCGTAGATGAGACCCTCGCCCAGAACCCCTGA
- a CDS encoding dihydroneopterin triphosphate pyrophosphatase: MEREKSSGMIVYRIVDGKREFLLLVRKEGFLDFPKGHIEAGETEETAAIREVREETGLNLEPARGFRYVQEYWYSTRQGRINKEVVMFISRANAGDVVKISHEHIGYKWITYEDCLLQLSFKNQIDMLKTATRKLEEMDATMH; encoded by the coding sequence ATGGAAAGGGAGAAAAGCAGCGGCATGATTGTATACAGAATCGTTGATGGGAAAAGAGAATTCCTTCTGCTGGTACGCAAGGAGGGTTTCCTTGACTTTCCTAAGGGACACATTGAAGCGGGAGAAACTGAGGAAACTGCCGCAATAAGGGAGGTGAGGGAGGAAACCGGCTTGAACCTTGAACCTGCCAGGGGGTTCAGATACGTCCAGGAGTACTGGTACTCAACGAGGCAGGGTAGGATAAACAAGGAGGTGGTTATGTTTATTTCCAGGGCGAATGCAGGAGATGTTGTTAAGATATCACATGAGCACATAGGGTACAAATGGATCACGTACGAGGATTGCCTCCTGCAACTGTCGTTCAAGAACCAGATAGACATGCTGAAAACAGCAACCAGAAAATTGGAAGAAATGGATGCCACCATGCACTGA